A genomic segment from Flavobacterium inviolabile encodes:
- a CDS encoding sensor histidine kinase yields the protein MKRKISFYGYHLCICISFLVLPYLFSSQNSIIKIPDIFNNGHDRTYFVIYLGLLIFFYVNYYFFIPKLYFADKKTLYFTLLFFFLIVLLLLSHFFDKPEMDIFNLERMPKPEPPFKGGPGPEFHPMHKDKPNQNFNTILVYLTGTLMSLFLAINRRLQTVERDKMKAEISLLKAQINPHFLFNTLNSIYALAIRKDDRTADSIVQLSELMRYIIRDAHDDKIALEKEVNYINNYILLQRSRLGNTVTIEYELNGSTAAKQIAPLILISFIENAFKHGVNPDQPSEIKIKISITDENIMLFVSNKKVDSVQSEKGMGLQNTTERLELHYAGKYNLELTDTAANYTIALNLEL from the coding sequence ATGAAAAGAAAGATCTCATTTTATGGTTATCATCTCTGCATCTGCATTTCATTTTTAGTGCTGCCCTATCTTTTTTCATCCCAAAACAGCATCATTAAAATACCGGATATTTTTAATAACGGACATGACAGAACCTATTTTGTGATCTATCTCGGTTTGCTGATTTTCTTTTATGTAAACTATTATTTTTTTATCCCGAAACTGTATTTTGCCGATAAGAAAACGCTGTACTTCACGCTTCTTTTTTTCTTCCTGATTGTATTACTGCTGCTGTCGCATTTTTTTGACAAACCGGAAATGGATATTTTCAACCTGGAAAGAATGCCCAAACCGGAGCCGCCATTCAAAGGAGGACCGGGACCGGAATTTCATCCGATGCACAAGGATAAGCCAAATCAGAATTTTAATACAATTTTGGTATATCTGACCGGAACCTTAATGAGCCTTTTTCTGGCAATCAACAGACGGCTTCAAACGGTTGAACGGGATAAAATGAAAGCCGAAATTTCCTTATTGAAAGCACAGATAAACCCGCATTTTCTTTTCAATACACTAAACAGTATTTATGCACTGGCAATTCGTAAAGATGACCGCACGGCAGATTCGATTGTTCAGCTTTCGGAATTAATGCGCTACATTATCCGGGATGCACATGACGATAAAATTGCCTTGGAAAAAGAGGTCAACTATATCAACAATTATATTTTATTGCAGCGTTCCCGTTTGGGAAACACGGTAACTATTGAATATGAATTAAACGGCAGCACGGCAGCGAAGCAGATAGCACCACTGATCTTGATTTCATTTATTGAAAATGCCTTTAAACATGGCGTGAATCCGGATCAGCCATCGGAAATAAAAATAAAGATTTCAATTACCGATGAAAACATTATGCTGTTCGTCAGCAATAAAAAAGTTGATTCTGTCCAAAGCGAAAAAGGAATGGGATTACAGAATACGACAGAACGGCTGGAATTGCATTATGCCGGAAAATACAATCTGGAGCTAACGGATACAGCAGCTAATTATACCATTGCACTAAATCTTGAACTATGA
- a CDS encoding LytR/AlgR family response regulator transcription factor gives MIRAIALDDEPPALEILQSFCSQTNDIDLQKTFTKSEEALKHLKKYPTDLLFLDINMPSISGIDFFKKIPHKIMVVFTTAYSEFAVEGFTLNATDYLLKPFSFSRFQQAVEKAKNQFASENKSQNTEQQFLFIRADYSLIKIPVSDILFIEGLDDYLKIHIRNQKTVVARMTMKSILEKLSTDEFFRVHRSYIVPIGKIDKVKGKIIHIGNEEIPVSATYEAIFFQALEHKS, from the coding sequence ATGATCAGAGCCATTGCCCTTGATGATGAACCGCCAGCCTTGGAAATTTTGCAAAGTTTCTGTAGTCAGACAAACGATATTGATTTACAGAAAACATTTACAAAATCGGAGGAAGCATTAAAGCATCTTAAAAAATATCCCACGGATTTACTATTCCTGGATATCAACATGCCGTCTATTTCAGGAATTGATTTCTTTAAAAAAATACCCCATAAAATAATGGTTGTTTTTACAACCGCATATTCCGAATTTGCCGTTGAAGGATTTACCCTCAATGCCACCGATTATCTTTTAAAGCCATTTTCGTTTTCCAGATTTCAACAGGCTGTGGAAAAAGCAAAAAATCAATTTGCTTCCGAAAATAAAAGTCAAAATACAGAACAGCAGTTTTTGTTTATAAGAGCCGATTACAGCCTGATAAAAATTCCCGTTTCGGATATTTTATTTATTGAAGGATTAGACGATTACCTGAAAATCCATATCCGGAACCAGAAAACAGTTGTGGCGCGGATGACGATGAAAAGCATATTGGAAAAATTATCTACTGATGAATTTTTCAGAGTACATCGGTCGTATATCGTTCCGATAGGCAAGATTGATAAAGTGAAAGGTAAAATCATCCATATCGGCAATGAAGAAATACCTGTTAGTGCAACGTATGAAGCTATTTTTTTTCAGGCATTAGAACATAAATCATGA
- a CDS encoding pirin family protein, producing the protein MSKFLQQPSQIYKAPFRGHIENNIHRCLATFNYLEYQEDSRKPYRNIQLINDETLAAQQKVVYTAQQNQDVLIIPLVGALDCKTTAEPVLVNTEQCFLFSANAGMPFEMENPYEKELINFIQIRFDNTGLYREPLLKTFDFTVKNRLFPLAVTDNYAVFTGMFAGREEGTYTPKNTQNGIFAYVIHGAFEFQNRLIESRDGLAISEAETIEFEALSENAILLLFETK; encoded by the coding sequence ATGAGCAAGTTTTTACAGCAGCCTTCGCAAATTTACAAAGCGCCTTTTCGTGGGCATATCGAAAACAATATCCATCGCTGTCTGGCGACATTTAACTATCTTGAATATCAGGAAGACAGCCGCAAACCGTATAGAAATATTCAGCTGATTAACGATGAAACACTTGCGGCTCAGCAAAAGGTAGTGTATACCGCTCAGCAAAACCAGGATGTCCTGATTATCCCGCTGGTGGGTGCGCTCGATTGTAAAACAACAGCGGAACCGGTATTGGTAAATACCGAACAATGCTTTTTGTTTTCGGCAAATGCCGGAATGCCGTTTGAAATGGAGAACCCATACGAAAAGGAGCTGATTAATTTTATTCAGATCCGGTTTGACAATACCGGATTATACCGGGAGCCGTTATTGAAAACATTTGATTTTACGGTAAAGAACCGCTTATTTCCATTGGCAGTCACGGATAATTATGCTGTTTTTACCGGAATGTTTGCGGGCAGGGAAGAAGGAACCTATACCCCAAAGAATACCCAAAACGGAATATTTGCCTATGTTATTCACGGCGCTTTCGAATTTCAGAACCGGCTGATAGAAAGCAGGGACGGATTAGCGATTAGTGAAGCCGAAACCATTGAATTTGAAGCACTATCTGAAAATGCGATTTTATTGCTTTTTGAAACGAAATAA
- a CDS encoding dioxygenase family protein: MERKVFLKNSLGFLGMVVAAPSLLRAAGSCQSDMEIENTAACNVTNSETAGPFPTISPASWVRTNIVGDRTGIPFTINITIKNTNGNCNALSGAIVDIWHCDKDGNYSEYGGTGMQPANYTSNHFLRGRQTTDANGLVSFTSIFPGWYTGRATHVHVHVYNASGTSLLITQIAFPEGTNSAVVQVNAATSYGYTKGMTGYTYNAGDNVFSDGVSNEMSVITGSIAEGFVQTHTIFVAGPTLGVADAVQKEFQLQQNFPNPFQTTTKIPLLLNSYSTVKVDIIDLSGRHIGTPINGEFPAGTNYLELNRNNLSSGYYIFRVIVENDNGVFSESKKMLVH; the protein is encoded by the coding sequence ATGGAAAGAAAAGTATTTTTAAAGAACAGCCTGGGTTTTCTCGGAATGGTTGTGGCAGCTCCTTCACTTTTACGGGCAGCAGGATCCTGTCAGAGCGATATGGAAATTGAAAACACCGCTGCCTGTAATGTTACAAATAGTGAAACGGCAGGACCTTTTCCTACTATTTCCCCGGCTTCATGGGTAAGAACCAATATTGTGGGCGACAGAACCGGAATCCCGTTTACGATCAATATTACCATTAAAAACACCAATGGCAATTGTAATGCACTTTCCGGAGCAATTGTAGATATCTGGCATTGTGATAAAGATGGTAATTATTCCGAATACGGCGGAACCGGAATGCAGCCTGCCAATTATACCAGCAACCATTTTTTAAGAGGAAGACAAACTACGGATGCTAATGGATTAGTCAGTTTTACCTCCATTTTCCCGGGTTGGTATACCGGAAGGGCTACGCATGTTCACGTACATGTCTATAACGCTTCGGGAACCTCATTGTTAATTACTCAGATTGCATTTCCGGAAGGTACAAACAGCGCAGTTGTTCAGGTTAATGCTGCGACCAGCTACGGGTACACAAAGGGAATGACCGGTTATACTTACAATGCCGGCGACAATGTTTTTTCGGATGGTGTGAGTAATGAAATGTCGGTGATTACCGGAAGCATTGCAGAAGGCTTTGTACAGACACATACCATTTTTGTTGCTGGTCCAACCTTAGGCGTTGCAGATGCTGTTCAGAAAGAATTCCAATTGCAGCAAAACTTCCCGAACCCTTTTCAGACCACAACCAAGATACCATTGCTTTTAAATTCGTATTCTACCGTTAAAGTGGATATCATAGATTTAAGCGGCAGGCATATAGGAACCCCGATTAACGGAGAGTTTCCGGCAGGAACAAATTACCTGGAACTGAACAGGAATAATTTAAGCAGCGGATATTATATTTTTAGAGTTATTGTTGAAAATGATAATGGTGTTTTCAGCGAAAGTAAAAAAATGCTGGTACATTAA
- a CDS encoding phosphoglycerate kinase translates to MKTLNDFNFKDKKAIIRVDFNVPLNENFEVTDATRIEAAKPTIDKILSEGGSVILMSHLGRPKGVEEKYSLKHIVSKTAEILGVPVTFASDCIGAVAENASQNLKPGEVLLLENLRFYAEEEKGDVDFAEKLAALGDIYVNDAFGTAHRAHASTTIIARFFPENKCFGLLLAKEIESLNKVLNNSEKPVTAVLGGSKVSSKITVIENILDKIDHMIIGGGMTFTFIKALGGNIGNSICEDDKMALALEILEKAKAKNVQIHLPVDVVAADAFSNEANTQIVPVNEIPDGWQGLDVGPKSLEALKDVIKNSKTILWNGPLGVFELEKFAEGTITLGNFIAEATKNGAFSLVGGGDSVAAVKQFGLEPKMSYVSTGGGAMLEMLEGKTLPGIAAILD, encoded by the coding sequence ATGAAAACCCTGAACGACTTTAATTTTAAAGATAAAAAAGCTATTATACGTGTCGATTTTAATGTACCGCTTAATGAAAATTTTGAAGTAACCGATGCTACCCGTATTGAAGCGGCAAAACCAACTATCGATAAAATTTTAAGTGAGGGTGGAAGTGTTATTTTAATGTCTCACTTAGGACGTCCGAAAGGCGTTGAAGAGAAATATTCCCTGAAACATATCGTATCGAAAACCGCAGAAATTCTGGGAGTTCCGGTAACATTCGCCTCCGATTGTATTGGAGCTGTTGCTGAAAATGCGTCCCAAAATTTAAAACCGGGTGAAGTTTTACTTTTGGAAAACCTTCGTTTTTATGCTGAAGAAGAAAAAGGCGATGTTGATTTTGCAGAAAAATTAGCCGCATTAGGGGATATCTATGTAAATGATGCTTTTGGAACGGCACACAGAGCACATGCTTCCACAACCATTATTGCCCGTTTTTTTCCGGAAAACAAATGTTTCGGATTATTACTGGCAAAAGAAATTGAAAGCTTAAACAAAGTTTTAAATAATTCGGAAAAACCGGTAACCGCCGTTTTAGGAGGTTCTAAAGTTTCTTCGAAAATCACCGTTATTGAAAACATCCTTGACAAAATCGACCACATGATCATTGGCGGCGGAATGACTTTTACCTTTATCAAAGCCCTGGGCGGAAATATTGGAAATTCCATTTGTGAAGACGATAAAATGGCATTGGCATTGGAAATATTGGAAAAAGCCAAAGCAAAAAATGTTCAGATTCATTTACCGGTTGATGTTGTGGCTGCCGATGCTTTTTCGAACGAGGCAAACACTCAGATTGTTCCGGTAAACGAAATTCCGGACGGATGGCAGGGATTGGACGTAGGTCCGAAATCGCTGGAAGCGTTAAAAGATGTTATTAAAAATTCGAAAACCATTTTATGGAACGGTCCTTTGGGCGTGTTTGAGCTGGAAAAATTTGCAGAAGGAACCATCACTTTAGGGAATTTTATTGCAGAAGCAACTAAAAACGGTGCTTTTTCCCTTGTTGGAGGCGGTGATTCTGTTGCAGCGGTAAAACAGTTCGGATTAGAACCAAAAATGAGTTATGTTTCCACTGGTGGCGGGGCAATGCTGGAAATGTTAGAAGGAAAAACACTACCCGGAATTGCAGCTATTTTAGATTAA
- a CDS encoding LysM peptidoglycan-binding domain-containing protein encodes MLSLFLGLFSLAALAQETAENEVQIKPEIKLSYLDSLKSTFIKYETSACIDEMWMKELSNQELFTDMESDIAKVNIDQEVSYDLPTDLLKERLKKLDEKSPFNIEYNPALENVIKSFLKNRPKAFERMMAISEYYFPMFEEHLAKYNIPLEVKYLAIVESALNPKAKSRVGATGLWQFMYATGKQYNLEVNSYVDERSDPLKATEAACQYFSAMYGIFGDWDLVLASYNTGPGNVSKAIRRSGGLTNYWNIRKYMHKETQGYLPAFLATMYIYEYKKEHGIVPKKAPLTYFETDTLMVKQKMSFKQLSDLLDIPVEQLRLLNPIYKLDVVPYFSDKPHYIRLPKQKAGMFASNEDKIYAYLKFEEDKREKPFTTIRKEALAQRTANGTGRDSVAIADVEDFPMKSVKKTKTKFHTVKRGDNLSEISSKYNVTVAELKKWNKLKKNSVNAGQKLKIQYETTVAVADRTTAKKKIAEPKVAEPKIVEPKVIESEGLYVVQRGDNLTAIAERHKVTIDQLKDWNNMESNEIQAGQKLTVQQPVEEAVAVVEKEVAKKEIIRRDSSKERNYNKERMYIVQKGDSLFSIAKKHPGITVAEIKKWNNIETENIKPGMKLKING; translated from the coding sequence ATGTTATCTTTATTTCTCGGTCTTTTCAGCCTGGCTGCCTTAGCTCAGGAAACTGCCGAAAATGAAGTCCAAATCAAACCCGAGATTAAACTATCCTATCTGGATTCCCTGAAATCTACTTTCATCAAATATGAAACCAGTGCCTGCATTGATGAAATGTGGATGAAAGAATTAAGCAATCAGGAACTGTTTACCGATATGGAATCGGACATTGCTAAAGTGAATATTGATCAGGAAGTTTCTTATGATTTACCAACAGACCTACTGAAAGAACGATTGAAAAAACTGGATGAAAAATCCCCGTTTAATATCGAATACAATCCGGCTCTGGAAAATGTAATCAAATCATTCTTAAAGAACAGACCGAAAGCTTTCGAACGAATGATGGCTATTTCGGAGTATTACTTCCCGATGTTTGAAGAGCATCTGGCAAAATACAATATTCCGCTGGAAGTGAAATATCTGGCTATAGTAGAATCGGCTCTGAATCCAAAAGCAAAATCAAGAGTGGGCGCAACAGGATTATGGCAATTCATGTATGCTACCGGAAAACAATACAACCTTGAAGTGAATTCGTATGTGGATGAACGCAGCGATCCTTTGAAAGCTACCGAAGCGGCATGCCAGTACTTCTCAGCGATGTACGGTATTTTTGGTGACTGGGATCTGGTTTTAGCATCCTATAATACCGGACCTGGGAATGTTTCCAAAGCAATCCGCCGTTCGGGAGGATTAACAAACTACTGGAACATCCGTAAATACATGCACAAGGAAACACAGGGATATTTACCGGCTTTCCTGGCAACCATGTACATTTATGAATATAAAAAAGAACATGGAATTGTGCCTAAAAAAGCACCATTGACCTATTTTGAAACCGATACGTTAATGGTTAAACAAAAAATGTCATTCAAACAGCTTTCCGACTTGTTGGATATTCCGGTGGAGCAATTGCGTTTGCTAAACCCGATCTACAAACTGGATGTGGTTCCTTATTTTTCAGATAAACCGCATTATATCCGTTTGCCAAAACAAAAAGCCGGAATGTTTGCTTCCAATGAAGATAAGATTTATGCCTATTTGAAATTTGAAGAGGACAAACGCGAAAAACCATTTACTACAATTCGCAAAGAGGCACTTGCACAGCGAACAGCAAATGGAACAGGCAGGGATTCTGTAGCGATAGCCGATGTGGAAGATTTCCCGATGAAATCCGTTAAAAAAACGAAAACAAAATTCCATACCGTTAAGCGTGGCGATAATCTATCTGAAATATCGTCTAAATACAACGTGACGGTGGCAGAACTGAAAAAATGGAACAAGCTGAAAAAGAATAGCGTTAATGCCGGTCAGAAATTAAAAATACAGTATGAAACTACTGTGGCTGTTGCCGACAGAACAACTGCTAAAAAGAAAATAGCAGAACCAAAAGTTGCAGAACCTAAAATAGTTGAGCCTAAAGTTATTGAGAGCGAAGGATTGTATGTGGTTCAAAGAGGAGATAACCTGACAGCAATTGCCGAAAGACATAAAGTTACCATTGACCAGTTAAAAGACTGGAATAATATGGAATCGAATGAAATTCAGGCCGGACAGAAATTAACGGTGCAACAGCCGGTTGAAGAAGCGGTTGCCGTTGTGGAAAAAGAAGTTGCCAAAAAAGAAATCATCAGAAGAGATTCCAGCAAAGAACGCAACTATAACAAAGAAAGAATGTATATCGTTCAAAAAGGAGATTCGTTGTTTAGTATTGCAAAAAAACACCCGGGAATTACCGTTGCTGAAATTAAAAAATGGAATAATATAGAAACTGAAAATATTAAACCGGGTATGAAGCTTAAAATAAACGGCTAA
- a CDS encoding DUF4837 family protein encodes MTIILLLLSLVSCQKKQEQGEAFLPSSKGNINDIAIVIDDVLWSGEVGDSLRKKLAYPIDGLPQEEPILTINQYSPKIFEGVVTQSRNIIVVSKGITKEFKHVENKYARPQNVFYITGYSIHEILDLIELHSETIISIIKFSEIQVVQQKMGKALLKDDKLRGVFLINIKIPDTYKYVAEKENFYWIKKDIPSGSSSLLVYQVPMGQIERGNDIVGNIVKVRDSVGNLYIHGTMENSSMITEEGYSPYFFTTKVDGKLTYETKGTWELQNNFMNGPFLNYVIRDEKNKRYLILEGFTYNPSNAKRDLIFELEAIMKSVHILE; translated from the coding sequence TTGACCATTATCTTATTATTGCTTTCTCTTGTTTCCTGTCAGAAAAAACAGGAACAAGGGGAAGCTTTTTTGCCTTCCTCAAAAGGCAACATCAACGACATTGCGATTGTTATTGACGATGTTTTATGGTCCGGAGAAGTGGGCGACAGCCTTCGTAAAAAACTCGCTTACCCTATTGACGGGCTGCCGCAGGAGGAACCCATCCTGACGATCAACCAGTATTCTCCCAAGATCTTTGAGGGCGTGGTAACCCAAAGCCGGAATATAATTGTGGTTTCCAAAGGCATTACCAAAGAATTCAAACATGTGGAAAACAAATATGCCAGGCCGCAGAATGTTTTTTACATTACCGGATATTCCATACACGAAATTCTGGATCTGATCGAATTGCATTCGGAAACGATTATCTCGATTATAAAATTTTCCGAAATCCAGGTTGTCCAGCAAAAAATGGGCAAAGCGCTGCTGAAAGATGATAAGCTGCGGGGCGTGTTTTTAATCAACATTAAAATACCGGATACGTACAAGTATGTTGCGGAAAAAGAAAATTTTTACTGGATCAAAAAAGATATTCCGTCCGGCAGTTCGAGCCTATTGGTCTATCAGGTGCCGATGGGACAGATAGAAAGAGGAAACGACATCGTTGGAAACATTGTCAAAGTAAGGGACTCCGTTGGAAACCTGTACATTCACGGAACGATGGAAAACTCCTCGATGATCACGGAAGAAGGCTATTCCCCTTATTTTTTTACAACAAAAGTAGACGGGAAGCTTACCTACGAAACGAAAGGTACCTGGGAACTCCAGAATAATTTTATGAACGGACCGTTTCTGAATTATGTCATCCGCGATGAAAAAAACAAACGATACCTGATTTTAGAAGGATTTACCTATAATCCGTCCAATGCCAAAAGAGACCTTATTTTTGAGCTGGAAGCGATTATGAAATCCGTTCACATATTAGAATAA
- a CDS encoding GNAT family N-acetyltransferase yields MSLEFKIKRFNELSLVELYSVLQLRSEIFVVEQDCVYQDIDGKDDKALHVLGTFNGELVAYCRLFQPGDYFADASIGRVVVKATYRDKKWGHNLIREAINGIAARYNVAAITISAQLYLKKFYESHGFVKVSEEYLEDNIPHIEMRKA; encoded by the coding sequence ATGAGTTTAGAATTCAAAATAAAGCGTTTTAACGAGCTTTCGCTTGTTGAGTTATATTCGGTATTGCAACTGCGCTCAGAGATCTTTGTAGTGGAGCAGGATTGCGTTTATCAGGACATTGACGGTAAAGACGACAAAGCCTTACACGTATTGGGAACTTTTAACGGCGAATTGGTGGCTTATTGCCGGTTGTTTCAGCCGGGCGATTATTTTGCAGATGCTTCTATCGGAAGAGTAGTGGTTAAAGCAACCTATCGCGATAAAAAATGGGGACACAACCTGATCCGGGAAGCCATTAACGGAATTGCTGCCCGTTATAATGTTGCAGCCATAACCATTTCGGCACAGCTCTACCTGAAAAAGTTTTATGAATCCCACGGATTTGTAAAAGTATCGGAAGAATACCTGGAAGATAATATTCCGCATATCGAAATGCGGAAAGCATAA
- a CDS encoding OmpA family protein gives MKLSKFVFLLLFITQFISAQEEVVHSVYFEFDKFNLEEKQANDVVAFVKAIDTTRVESIQIYGYCDDRGKDAYNYKLSNNRANTIKNKLIEKGIKNKIIVTIEGKGRVLIDDDIIDNLPEVRQKNRRVDVVMNFKPVPLKPIPGIHSTIKSDLVIGDRIYLEKILFDKGSSRLTLKSKNELERIAKLLHKYKNLEFEIQGHICCTPTFQKEAIDKDTKKRMLSHNRAQAVYKFLIQKKIDKKRMTFKGYGNTQPLGNGPDQDRRVELVITKV, from the coding sequence ATGAAACTATCGAAGTTTGTTTTTCTTTTATTGTTTATTACGCAGTTCATCAGCGCCCAGGAAGAAGTTGTTCATTCTGTATATTTTGAATTCGACAAATTTAATTTAGAAGAAAAACAGGCTAACGATGTGGTGGCTTTCGTCAAGGCCATCGATACTACCCGCGTGGAAAGCATCCAGATTTACGGTTATTGCGACGATCGCGGCAAAGATGCCTATAACTATAAGCTTTCGAACAATCGTGCCAATACGATCAAAAACAAGCTGATTGAAAAGGGTATCAAAAACAAGATCATTGTAACCATTGAAGGAAAAGGGCGTGTGCTTATCGATGATGATATTATTGACAATCTTCCGGAAGTACGCCAGAAAAACCGCCGCGTGGATGTTGTGATGAACTTCAAACCGGTTCCGTTAAAACCGATTCCGGGTATTCATTCCACGATTAAAAGCGACCTGGTAATTGGCGACAGGATCTATCTTGAAAAAATCCTTTTCGATAAAGGCAGCAGCCGCCTGACCTTAAAATCAAAAAACGAACTGGAAAGGATTGCCAAACTACTGCACAAATACAAAAACTTAGAGTTTGAAATACAGGGGCATATCTGCTGTACGCCTACTTTTCAAAAAGAAGCGATAGACAAGGATACTAAAAAAAGGATGTTATCCCATAACCGTGCACAGGCCGTATATAAGTTTTTAATCCAGAAAAAGATCGATAAAAAACGAATGACCTTCAAAGGTTACGGCAACACACAGCCATTGGGCAACGGCCCCGATCAGGACCGCCGCGTGGAACTGGTTATCACAAAAGTGTAA
- a CDS encoding KUP/HAK/KT family potassium transporter: MSSTHSSNHLNKVTLGGLIVTLGIIYGDIGTSPLYVMKAIVGKQAINPDVVLGAISCIFWTLTIQTTFKYVILTLRADNKGEGGIFSLYTLVKKLKKRWLIVPAILGGSALLADGIITPPISVSSAIEGLRTYNPELNTIPIVIGILFALFFIQRFGTKLVGKFFGPLMLLWFGMLGTLGIIHLMGNVAVLKALNPYYAFHLLKIHHEGFYVLGYVFLCTTGAEALYSDLGHCGIKNIRISWIFVKSMLVINYFGQGAYLISHTGSTLIELSGNANNPGNPFYLVMPDWFLPFGIAIATMAAVIASQALISGSFTLISEAMRLNLWPKVRIKYPTELKGQLYIPSINWLLFIGCVFIVVHFKESGNMEAAYGLAIVMCMIMTTILLGFFMVLKRYNPIFIVLVVSVYLTIEISFFLANIEKFPHGGYVSVFIAGLLAFIMITWFTAKKIRKDYTEFVKIGKFKNVISELSNDLSIPKYATHLVYMTNASHGDEIESKIIYSILQKRPKRADIYWLIHVNVVDEPYEMEYRVREIVKDDIIRVDFYLGFRVAPRINLLFKKVVQDMVKNGEVDITSRYESLNRNNVLGDFKFVLIEKFVSYDNDFPWYQRIILDIYFFLKKISLSEEQAFGLDSSSVKIEQYPIVIHPPEDLSLTRIKERK, encoded by the coding sequence GTGAGTTCTACCCATAGCAGTAACCACCTTAACAAAGTCACTTTAGGTGGTTTAATTGTAACATTAGGAATCATTTACGGAGATATCGGAACTTCTCCGTTATATGTAATGAAAGCCATCGTTGGCAAACAAGCAATAAATCCTGATGTTGTACTTGGTGCTATTTCTTGTATTTTCTGGACCCTGACAATTCAGACAACTTTCAAATACGTAATCCTGACATTACGTGCTGATAATAAAGGGGAAGGAGGAATCTTTTCCTTATACACCCTTGTTAAAAAACTAAAAAAACGCTGGCTCATTGTGCCGGCTATCCTCGGGGGAAGTGCCCTGCTGGCCGATGGTATTATTACCCCGCCCATCTCGGTTTCTTCTGCCATTGAAGGATTAAGGACCTACAATCCGGAGCTGAATACCATTCCGATTGTAATTGGAATTTTATTTGCGTTATTCTTTATTCAGCGATTCGGAACCAAGCTGGTTGGAAAATTTTTCGGCCCGTTAATGCTGCTTTGGTTTGGAATGCTGGGAACGCTGGGTATCATTCACCTAATGGGCAATGTTGCTGTTTTAAAAGCACTTAACCCTTATTATGCCTTTCATTTATTAAAAATACATCACGAAGGATTTTATGTTTTAGGCTATGTTTTCCTTTGTACCACCGGAGCCGAAGCCTTATACAGTGATTTGGGACATTGCGGAATTAAAAACATCCGTATCAGCTGGATCTTTGTAAAAAGTATGCTGGTTATCAACTATTTCGGACAAGGTGCCTACCTGATTTCGCATACCGGAAGTACGTTAATCGAGTTGAGCGGAAACGCGAACAATCCCGGAAATCCTTTCTATCTGGTAATGCCGGACTGGTTTTTACCATTCGGAATTGCGATTGCTACAATGGCGGCCGTTATAGCTTCCCAGGCCTTAATCAGCGGATCGTTCACTTTAATCAGTGAGGCGATGCGTCTGAACTTATGGCCAAAAGTGCGCATCAAATATCCAACCGAATTAAAAGGACAATTATACATTCCTTCCATTAACTGGCTGTTATTCATTGGCTGTGTGTTCATTGTAGTACACTTCAAAGAATCCGGAAATATGGAAGCGGCCTACGGTTTGGCGATCGTAATGTGTATGATCATGACCACGATCCTGCTGGGATTCTTTATGGTCTTAAAACGTTATAATCCAATATTTATCGTTCTGGTTGTTTCTGTTTATCTGACCATTGAGATTTCTTTCTTCCTGGCCAATATTGAGAAATTCCCGCATGGCGGTTATGTATCCGTATTTATTGCCGGACTACTGGCCTTCATCATGATTACGTGGTTTACCGCTAAAAAAATCCGAAAAGATTATACCGAATTCGTCAAAATCGGGAAATTCAAAAATGTCATTTCAGAATTGAGCAATGACCTTTCCATTCCGAAATATGCAACGCACCTGGTGTACATGACCAATGCCAGCCATGGTGACGAAATCGAATCGAAAATTATCTATTCCATTTTACAGAAGCGTCCGAAAAGAGCCGACATCTACTGGCTGATTCACGTGAATGTTGTGGATGAACCGTATGAAATGGAATACCGTGTTCGCGAAATTGTAAAAGACGACATTATCCGTGTGGACTTTTACTTAGGTTTCCGTGTGGCACCGCGTATTAATTTATTATTCAAAAAAGTAGTTCAGGATATGGTGAAAAACGGAGAGGTTGATATTACCAGCCGTTATGAATCCTTAAACAGAAACAATGTACTGGGTGATTTTAAATTTGTATTAATTGAGAAATTTGTATCGTATGACAACGATTTCCCTTGGTACCAAAGAATTATCCTGGACATCTATTTCTTCCTGAAAAAAATAAGTCTTTCAGAAGAGCAGGCTTTCGGTTTGGACAGCAGCTCGGTGAAAATCGAACAATACCCGATTGTGATTCACCCGCCGGAAGATTTAAGCTTAACCAGAATTAAAGAAAGGAAGTAA